CCGAAATGGACGCTGTCGTTGCCTATCTCCAGGTGCTTGGCCGCCTGACCGATGCCGCACATCGCCAAACGGCGGCCGCAGGGAAGTGAGGCGATGGAGCTCGATCATCAGTCAGTGGTGGGCTTCGCCAAGAGCTGGGGGCTTTTCTATCTGATCGCCCTTGCGATCGGCGTGCTGGTCTATGCGCTTTGGCCATCGAACCGGGCTCGCTTTGACCGCGCTAAGAAGAGCATTCTCGACAAAGACGACAGGCCAGGGGATTGAGTGATGGCACAGGAGGCGCGCGATCCCGTCACCGGTCGAGTGACGACTGGTCATGAATGGAACGGCATTGAGGAACTCGACACGCCAATTCCGCGTGTGGTGCTCTTCTTCTTGGTCACCGCAACCTTGTTCGCGGTGGGCTATTGGCTGTTGATGCCCGCCTGGCCGCTGGGTGTGACATATACCAAGGGGCT
This genomic interval from Bosea sp. 29B contains the following:
- a CDS encoding cbb3-type cytochrome c oxidase subunit 3, yielding MELDHQSVVGFAKSWGLFYLIALAIGVLVYALWPSNRARFDRAKKSILDKDDRPGD